GGGCACCACAGGCCCATCCAGGACAGGGCTTCCAGGCTCGGGTAGCCCAGCTCGGTGAAGGTAGGCACGTCGGGCAGCACGGGCGAGCGCCGGGGCAGGCTGACGGCGAAGGCGCGCAGCTTGCCGGCGCGGATCAGCGGCAGGCTGGTGCCGATGCCGTCGAACATCAGCGGCACGTGGCCGCCCATCACGTCGGCCAGCGCGGGGGTGCTGCCCTTGTAGCCGACGTGCTGCAGGTCGATACCGGCAGCCTGGTTGAGCAGCAGGCCGAGCACGTGGCTCAGGGTGCCGGGGCTGTAGGAGGCCACGTTGACCTGGCCGGGGCGGGCCTTGACGTGGGCGATCAGCTCAGCCAGGTTGCGCGCGGGTAGGCCGGGGTGGCCGACCAGCACCAGGCCGCCGCGGGCCAGCTCGGCCAGGGGACGCAGCTCTTTGGCCATGTCGAGCCGCAGCTTGACGATGTGCGGGATCTCGCTGACCAGCGAGCTGACGCCCACCAGCAGGGTGTGGCCGTCGTGCGGGGCCTGCACCAGGTCGCCCACCGCCAGCGCGCCAGCGGCGCCGGGCTTGGGCTCGACGATGGCGCTCTGGCCCAGCGCGCGGGCAAGCGGGTCGGCGACGAGGCGGGCGATCAGGTCGGCGGTGGCGCCGGCCGGGCCGGCGGCGATCAGGCGCAGCGGCCTGGTCGGAAAGGTCCCCCCCTGTGCCCGCACCGCGGGACCGGCCATCCAGGCCAGGGCAGCGGCGCCCAGCAGGTGACGACGGACAAGGCTCGGGGGTCGGGTCATGGGCGGATTCTCGCGGGAGTTTCAGGGAAGGTTGCCCTCAGGCGAGCCAACGCATCAGAACGAGCGCCAGCGCGGCGAGGAAGAGGGTTTCACCCAGCATCAGGGCGACGGGCTTGAGGCCGACGGTGGCGAGATCGCGCAGCTGGGTCTTCATGCCGATGCCGGCCATCGCGGTGACGAGGCACCAGCGCGAGGCCTCGCTGCCCGCGGCCTGGGCCCAGCCGGGCACCCAGCCGGTGCTATTGACGGCGACCAGCAGCGCAAAGCCCACCGCGAAGCCGGGCAGCAGGGGCGGGCGCGCGCCGGCGGGCTCGCCCGGCACGGCGCTGCTGCCGTTGCTGCTGAGTGCGGCCGCCCGGCGGGTGAGGGTGGCGGCCAGCAGGATCACCGGCAGCAGCATGGCCACGCGCAGCAGCTTGACCAGCGTGGCGGCGTCGCCCGCCTCGCGCGAGATGCCGTAGCCGGCGCCGACCACCTGCGCCACGTCGTGGATGGTGGCGCCGAGGAAGATGCCGGCCGCGCGCGGCGACAGGCCCAGGGCCTGGGTGAGCATCGGGTAGGCCACCATCGCGAAGGTGGACAGGGCCGACACGCCGATCACGGTGAACAGGGTGGCGCGCTCCTTCTGCGGGTGGACCGGCAGCGCAGCCGACAGCGCCAGCGCCGCCGAGGCACCGCAGATGGCGGTGGCGCCGCCGGTGAGCAGGCCGAACAGACCCTGGAAGCCCAGGCGCCGGGCCGCCAGCATCGACAGCGCAATGGTCAGCGCCACGCACAGCAG
The Sphaerotilus microaerophilus DNA segment above includes these coding regions:
- a CDS encoding Bug family tripartite tricarboxylate transporter substrate binding protein, with the translated sequence MTRPPSLVRRHLLGAAALAWMAGPAVRAQGGTFPTRPLRLIAAGPAGATADLIARLVADPLARALGQSAIVEPKPGAAGALAVGDLVQAPHDGHTLLVGVSSLVSEIPHIVKLRLDMAKELRPLAELARGGLVLVGHPGLPARNLAELIAHVKARPGQVNVASYSPGTLSHVLGLLLNQAAGIDLQHVGYKGSTPALADVMGGHVPLMFDGIGTSLPLIRAGKLRAFAVSLPRRSPVLPDVPTFTELGYPSLEALSWMGLWCPPDVPAAAQARLRDAALAALQQPALRSRLQELGFEVGSPRSPDELAAGLKAEYERVGAVLRGIGFKAE
- a CDS encoding YeiH family protein, with the protein product MPLQPADLTPAPAADRLRSLIPRLFPGVMACAVVAAAAGFLGEHYGAPTLLFALLLGLAMNFLSEQGPCGPGIAFCGRTLLRIGVALLGLRITLAQVVALGWGPVLLVLLCVALTIALSMLAARRLGFQGLFGLLTGGATAICGASAALALSAALPVHPQKERATLFTVIGVSALSTFAMVAYPMLTQALGLSPRAAGIFLGATIHDVAQVVGAGYGISREAGDAATLVKLLRVAMLLPVILLAATLTRRAAALSSNGSSAVPGEPAGARPPLLPGFAVGFALLVAVNSTGWVPGWAQAAGSEASRWCLVTAMAGIGMKTQLRDLATVGLKPVALMLGETLFLAALALVLMRWLA